In Humulus lupulus chromosome 6, drHumLupu1.1, whole genome shotgun sequence, a single genomic region encodes these proteins:
- the LOC133785394 gene encoding uncharacterized protein LOC133785394, which yields MEEFVKMIHEKARLNIERRTKQYVHQANKGRKKALFEAGDWVWLHLRKDRFWEKRRSKLLPRGDGPFQVVARINDNAYKLDLPGEYGVSASFNVADLSPFDVGDDLKTNPSQEGENDANQGAGHADHTCGNGARFTLDPLSLPSGPITRLRAKRFKEALNGLIQENWADSKKTKMDSNNNQGLVHVIKASEEAN from the coding sequence ATGGAAGAATTTGTAAAGATGATTCATGAAAAGGCACGGTTGAACATTGAAAGGAGGACTAAACAATATGTCCATCAAGCCAATAAGGGACGCAAGAAGGCATTGTTTGAAGCAGGAGATTGGGTTTGGTTGCACTTAAGGAAGGATCGTTTTTGGGAGAAACGGCGTTCAAAACTCCTACCACGGGGTGACGGACCATTTCAAGTAGTGGCACGCATCAATGATAATGCCTACAAGCTTGACCTACCAGGTGAGTATGGTGTTAGTGCAAGTTTTAATGTTGCTGATTTGTCTCCTTTTGATGTAGGTGATGATTTGaagacaaatccttctcaagagggggagAATGATGCAAACCAAGGAGCTGGACATGCTGATCATACATGTGGGAATGGAGCGAGATTTACACTAGATCCTTTGTCACTTCCTAGTGGCCCAATTACAAGACTTAGAGCCAAGCGTTTCAAGGAAGCACTAAATGGGCTAATCCAAGAGAATTGGGCTGATTCTAAAAAGACCAAGATGGACTCAAATAATAATCAAGGCTTAGTTCATGTCATCAAAGCAAGTGAAGAGGCTAATTAA
- the LOC133785396 gene encoding uncharacterized protein LOC133785396: MAKNDAVIQSQAASLRNLETQLGQLANELRNRPQGTLPNDTENPRNDGKEHCKAVTLRSGKNLELTEDNCTRNSEPTSIQSSVDKGDKAVKSKNLNADPEAIVAAIPPQNAIGRPIKALEQMPNYVKFLKDILTKKRRLGEFETIVLTEGCSAILKSKIPPKLKDPGSFTIPISIGGRELGKALCDLGGKIEDVLVQVDKFIFPAEFIILDYEEDRDEPIILGRPFLATGRTLIDVEKGELTIRAQDEQVTFKVFNPIRSPNEVEACLAISVSNFKLIEKMHGKYSNGVKKKVPFEEIEKGGEPWISKEEEPSHSP, from the exons ATGGCCAAGAACGATGCTGTGATTCAGAGTCAAGCGGCATCCTTGAGGAATCTAGAAACTCAATTGGGGCAGCTTGCTAATGAGCTAAGGAATAGACCACAAGGCACCTTGCCTAATGACACAGAAAATCCAAGGAATgatggcaaggagcattgcaaggcGGTTACCTTGAGGAGTGGTAAAAATCTGGAATTGACTGAGGATAATTGTACTAGAAACagcgagcccacttcaatccaaagtagtgtggacAAGGGAGACAAAGCTGTGAAATCAAAAAATTTAAATGCTGATCCTGAAGCAATTGTTGCAGCAATTCCTCCGCAAAATGCTATAGGAAGGCCTATaa AAGCTTTGGAgcaaatgcccaactatgtgaagtttttAAAGGATATTTTAACTAAAAAGAGGAGGCTTGGTGAATTTGAAACAATAGTGTTGACTGAAGGGTGTAGTGCTATATTAAAGAGTAAAATTCCTCCAAAGTTGAAGGATCCAGGCAGTTTCACAATTCCAATTTCTATTGGGGGACGAGAACTTggtaaagctctttgtgatttggga GGAAAGATTGAAGACGTCCTAGTACAAGTTGACAAGTTCATTTTTCCGGCGGAATTCATTATTCTTGACTATGAGGAAGATAGGGATGAACCGAtcattttggggagaccatttcTTGCCACCGGGAGGACGTTGATAGATGTTGAAAAAGGAGAGCTCACCATTCGAGCTCAAGACGAACAAGTCACATTCAAGGTTTTTAATCCTATACGCTCTCCTAATGAAGTTGAAGCTTGTTTGGCCATAAGTGTGTCTAACTTCAAGTTGATTGAAAAGATGCATGGAAAGTATAGCAATGGAGTCAAGAAAAAGGTCCCTTTTGAAGAAATTGAGAAAGGTGGGGAGCCATGGATAAGTAAGGAAGAAGAACCATCTCATTCTCCATAG